In one Sphingobacterium daejeonense genomic region, the following are encoded:
- a CDS encoding response regulator transcription factor, producing the protein MNKDITIAVVEDDDNLRFLVSHRLQTENFQVIQCSDGLEAEKIILDQKPDIVLLDWMLPGKEGIDVCESVRKAGFENIIIMMTAKSQDIDKIDAYSYGVTDYITKPFNMDVLVAMIENKVRFFVPKTQNEVYHFGDTEHHPNVHSLVRDGKKIELTILENRILLHFLQNKGRDITREELMEVVWGYSSNVNTRTLDMHVVRLRKKIETNPDKPHYLQTVRGLGYRFINEENEDVS; encoded by the coding sequence ATGAACAAAGATATAACTATTGCCGTTGTAGAAGATGATGACAACCTAAGGTTTTTGGTCAGCCATCGTCTCCAAACTGAAAATTTTCAAGTAATTCAATGCAGTGATGGTTTAGAAGCCGAAAAAATCATTCTGGACCAAAAACCAGATATTGTACTTCTTGATTGGATGTTGCCAGGAAAAGAAGGAATAGATGTATGTGAGTCAGTGAGAAAAGCAGGATTTGAAAATATCATCATTATGATGACTGCAAAATCCCAAGATATCGATAAAATTGACGCATATAGCTATGGAGTAACAGATTATATCACTAAACCTTTCAATATGGATGTTTTAGTCGCTATGATCGAAAATAAAGTAAGGTTTTTCGTGCCTAAAACACAAAATGAAGTCTATCATTTTGGCGATACTGAACACCATCCCAATGTACATTCCTTGGTAAGGGACGGTAAAAAAATCGAACTTACTATACTCGAGAACAGGATACTCCTACATTTCTTGCAAAATAAAGGTAGAGATATCACGCGTGAAGAATTGATGGAAGTAGTATGGGGATACAGCTCCAATGTAAATACCAGAACATTGGACATGCACGTCGTGCGTTTAAGAAAGAAAATTGAAACAAATCCAGACAAACCACATTACCTCCAAACGGTCCGTGGACTGGGATACAGATTCATAAATGAAGAAAATGAGGATGTAAGTTAG
- the greA gene encoding transcription elongation factor GreA yields MAEVTYYTEEGLTKLKEELQYLKTEGRANIAKAIAEARDKGDLSENAEYDAAKEAQGLHEAKIAKLEEVLATARIIDESNLDTSKVLALSYVKIKNKKNGAVMSYQLVSETEADLKAGKISVKSPIAQGLLGLQVGDVATVEVPAGQLELEVLEISR; encoded by the coding sequence ATGGCAGAAGTAACTTATTACACAGAAGAAGGTTTAACAAAGCTAAAAGAAGAGCTACAATACCTAAAAACAGAAGGACGTGCGAACATTGCTAAAGCAATTGCAGAGGCAAGAGATAAAGGTGATCTTTCTGAAAATGCTGAATATGATGCAGCAAAAGAAGCTCAAGGTCTTCATGAAGCTAAAATCGCAAAATTAGAAGAGGTTTTGGCAACAGCTAGAATAATCGATGAGTCAAACTTGGATACATCTAAAGTGTTGGCATTATCGTATGTGAAAATCAAGAACAAAAAGAATGGCGCAGTAATGTCTTATCAGTTGGTATCGGAAACGGAAGCTGATTTGAAGGCAGGAAAGATATCCGTAAAATCACCGATTGCCCAGGGTCTTCTGGGATTGCAGGTAGGAGATGTCGCGACCGTAGAAGTGCCTGCAGGACAATTAGAGCTAGAAGTTTTAGAAATCTCAAGATAA
- a CDS encoding HIT family protein, translating to MSTIFSKIVAGEIPAYKVAESNDYLAFLDVNPLTEGHVLVIPKKETDYIFDINDDEYMGMWVFAKIVAQGIKQAFPCKKVGVAVVGLEVAHAHIHLIPLNHVNDMNFEKPKLTLSEETMTTIADTIRDAISTITNPA from the coding sequence ATGTCAACCATATTCTCTAAAATTGTCGCGGGAGAGATACCTGCTTATAAAGTTGCCGAAAGCAATGATTATTTAGCTTTTTTAGATGTAAATCCACTAACTGAAGGTCACGTCCTGGTAATTCCAAAGAAAGAAACCGACTATATATTTGATATCAATGATGATGAATATATGGGAATGTGGGTGTTCGCTAAAATAGTAGCGCAAGGCATCAAACAAGCATTTCCATGTAAGAAAGTAGGGGTTGCTGTGGTAGGACTGGAAGTAGCCCACGCACATATTCATTTGATTCCTCTCAACCATGTCAATGACATGAACTTTGAGAAACCAAAACTGACACTTTCTGAGGAAACAATGACAACAATCGCGGATACAATCCGTGATGCTATTTCAACAATAACAAACCCAGCTTAA